One Thiocapsa sp. genomic window, GGTCCGAGGCGTTGGCCAGCATCGGCATGACGGCCACCGGCTCGACCGCGGCGCGCGGCGCGTTCCCCGCGCGCGTGCCTTGGTACCCCGGTACCGTGAGGCGGACCTCGCGCGGCGGGACGTAGCGCGGCGCCAAGGTCAGCGCCAACGCGAGGGTGCTGCCTTGGCCGTCGCCGATATAGAGGGCCACCGGCTCTTCGGTATCGGTGGCGACATAGACCACACTGCCGTCGACCTGGGTCGAGGCGTTCGAGACGGTGTGCACGACCGGGTCGGCAAAGGGCGTGACGATGCGGTTGAGGTGTCCGATGGCGATCTCGATCAGCACCGTGGTGCCCGGCGTGACGGCGAGGTTGCGCGGACCCAGCTCCAGGGTCATCGGCAGGCTCCCGCCGGTGACCCGAGCCGGAGTAGCTCCGCCGCCCATGACGGTGCGGATCAGGCCCTCGGGTTCGGCGCGGGACGTCTGCAGGACCGAGGAGACGGCACTCGGCGTGCACCCGGCGTCGAGCAGCGTGCAGGGGACCTTGGGAATCTCGAAGGCCGGATCGGCGTGTGCGCTCGACGCGGCCAGGACGGCGGCGAGGATGGGGATGCGTCGGGTGATCATGTGTTCGCGTCCTCGGGGTGGGCATCGCGCGCGCTGCGCGGATCGCCGCGATACACCTCCAGGTGGGTGATCAACGGGCGGTAGTTGCGGAACTCGACCCGCAGCTCGTAGGTGCGTCGGTTGAGCACGGGGGCGGCCGCCGGGCCTTCGGTCTTGTGCTGTCCGGTGACGAAGACGGTGCGGGTGGCGGTGTCGTAGGCGATGGTTTGCGGGGCGAAGTGCATGGCGATGTTCTCGCGCTTGATCGCCTCGGTCTGATCGGCGATCGAGGCCATCACCTCGCGATGCAGCCCGCCGGCAAGCAGCGGATCGAGCACGCGCACGAGTCCGTCGACCGTGGTCGGGCCGACATTGCCGAGCAGCTGGGCGACGTAGACACCCCAGGACTCCTCGACCTGCTGGCTCGCGTATTCGCGCGCGATGGTGACCTCGCCTTCCAACACCGGCGGGACCAGGACCACGGTGCGCTCGACCTGGCCGACGAGTCCGACCAGGATCAGGTTGGAGGCGACCAGGACCAGCACCGCGATGCGCCAGACGCGGTTCTCCAGGGTCGTACCGCGCCAGGTGGAGAGAAAGTCGCCGAGGGTCATGGCGTGTAGTGCCGGGCGAAGGGGTTGGGCGTGGAACGTGCCCCGAGCGGCATGAGGCCGAACCAGTAGATCAGATGCAGCGCGTAGCCGTCGGCTTGGCGATCGCGAAACCGCCGGTAACCGTGCGAGAGCAGGGCGCCCAGCAGCAGGGCGATGGTGAGCTGTCCGGCGAGGATGCCGGCAACGAGCGCCAGCACCAGCGGCATCAGATCGTCCATGCGCCACAACAGCAGCGTGGGCGGTTCGTCGATGTGGTGGGGAAAGTCGAGGGTCTCCATCGGGTGCCTGTGGCGCAGTCTTTACGTGAGCGCATGGTGCGTCACGCCATGACGACCCGCGACGGCGAAAACCCGCCACAAACGCCCGCTTTGCAGCAGGTGCAACGGCATCGTCTTGAAGGAAGGATCACGGGGATTCAGAGCTGCTTCTGCGTATTGGTCACCACGAACGCCATGCACAGCGCCGAGGCGACACCGAGCACCGGAACCGCAAGAACCGGCATCGCGATCGGCGCGAACAGCAGCAGCCCGACGATCAGCCAGAGTGCGAGCAGGATCCGCAGCGCGGTGTGATGCGCCAGCGGGCTGGCGTAGACGAAGCCGTATTGCCGGATGCGACGGCGCAGCCAGCCGTCGCCGATCGCCGCCGCCAACACGATCGCCATGAACGGCCACCAGGCCAGCAGCAGCGCGATCCGGCGCAGCGCCTGCGCGAACGCGCCCCAAATCACGTCCAGGCGTCCGCGCAACCAGGCCCAGGCGGGACTCGCGCCGATCGGCTCCAGGCCGTAACCGGACTCCACGCCCGGTCCGGTCGCGACCAGTCGATAGGTCCAGGGGGCGATGCCGGTCTCTACGAAGAGTGTGTCGTACCACCGCGCGCCGCGGGCCACAATCGCCTGCGCCGCGTCCGCCCCGAGGGTCTCCACGAGTTCGCGCCGCTCGGTCTGCTCGACGCCGTACGCCCAGTCGCTCGGGATGAAGGAGGCGAACAGGATGAGCTCGAGTACGAAGAGCAGCAGGGTGGAGGCGACCGCCCACAGCCACACGCCGCGACCCTCCTTGGTGTTCGCGCTATCCCACACGGGAGGTCTGTCTCGGGGGCAGGCGCCGAGCCAGCACCCGACGTTGCGGCTCGGTCAGCGCCCGCGCCACGCAATACTGGTGTCGGCGCGCCAATGCGAGGGTGATGCCGTCGACGAAGGCGGCGAAGCGCGCAAGATCGTCCTCGCCGTCGCTGCGGGCGCGACGGTAGGCGGCGATGCCTGCGCGGACCATCGCCAGCGCGGGTTCGGCAGGGTCGTCCCCGGACGGCGGGCAGGCGAGCAGTGCGACCCGCGCCAGCAGTCCGACGGCATCCGGCCACTCCAGCTCCAGGTTGCGCAGTGTCCGGGCGTCGGCCCGCGACAGGGCCGACAACGGGAGCGCGCCGGTCGGATCGCGACGGTGTGGCATCCGCGTCGTCACCGCTCGGTCGGTGGCGGCAGGGGCTCGCCCAGGATCGGCAAGCGGCCTTTGGAGACGCGTCCGCCGGGCCAGCGA contains:
- a CDS encoding type-F conjugative transfer system secretin TraK; translated protein: MITRRIPILAAVLAASSAHADPAFEIPKVPCTLLDAGCTPSAVSSVLQTSRAEPEGLIRTVMGGGATPARVTGGSLPMTLELGPRNLAVTPGTTVLIEIAIGHLNRIVTPFADPVVHTVSNASTQVDGSVVYVATDTEEPVALYIGDGQGSTLALALTLAPRYVPPREVRLTVPGYQGTRAGNAPRAAVEPVAVMPMLANASDRDGDGNGPAYVSDLVEQLRALAQGRMPEGFRVAKSAGGAKLQCAEGLKVRSGERAQGPASDLLKARVANTAAHSITLEHDTCRPDAATATVAAMAAWPRRVLAPGEETEVFLLLARDAPPHRTSGQPR
- a CDS encoding DUF4400 domain-containing protein, coding for MWDSANTKEGRGVWLWAVASTLLLFVLELILFASFIPSDWAYGVEQTERRELVETLGADAAQAIVARGARWYDTLFVETGIAPWTYRLVATGPGVESGYGLEPIGASPAWAWLRGRLDVIWGAFAQALRRIALLLAWWPFMAIVLAAAIGDGWLRRRIRQYGFVYASPLAHHTALRILLALWLIVGLLLFAPIAMPVLAVPVLGVASALCMAFVVTNTQKQL
- the traL gene encoding type IV conjugative transfer system protein TraL; the protein is METLDFPHHIDEPPTLLLWRMDDLMPLVLALVAGILAGQLTIALLLGALLSHGYRRFRDRQADGYALHLIYWFGLMPLGARSTPNPFARHYTP
- a CDS encoding TraE/TraK family type IV conjugative transfer system protein, whose product is MTLGDFLSTWRGTTLENRVWRIAVLVLVASNLILVGLVGQVERTVVLVPPVLEGEVTIAREYASQQVEESWGVYVAQLLGNVGPTTVDGLVRVLDPLLAGGLHREVMASIADQTEAIKRENIAMHFAPQTIAYDTATRTVFVTGQHKTEGPAAAPVLNRRTYELRVEFRNYRPLITHLEVYRGDPRSARDAHPEDANT